TGGACCGATTCTGCAATGTTGTGAGCCCTGAACGACATGACATCTTCACTTGCGAAACCAGCCCCGCCCTTTATCACTAGAAGCAAAGAAACACTGAGAATCTCTTCCGAAACCCGAATGCAGCTGATGGAAATGACCCAGCTGTTATCCACCATCTCACTGACACTGCATTTAACAAACAACACCATAGATGTTCTAGCTTAGCTTAATGAACGTTTAATGTTCCTAAATACAACATGCGCTGCAACACAGGGAGTCAATAGTGATCGACTTCAAGTTTAAAAGTCTACCTTTTTGTCAAGTTCACTTATTCCCAGAATATTTGCTACGTTTTGAAACTGATAATGCTGTTTttagacgtttttttttttttttttagtaaaccAACCTCCTCTGATCTGGAAGAAAGTTTAAGTTAGCACCTAGTTAGCTTTTATGTTAGCGAAAGAGCCACAGCCCCACAACAAAAAGTTAGCAAAACAGTTAAAACTCTAAACTCTTTGTGTAAACCTTACCTTGAGTAGGTTTTGCAGTTCTTTACTCTTGGGGTTTAACCCTAAAAAAAGCGGTTTGTTAGGCAGGCTCCAGTTTACAAATCTTTTCACTGCTAATATGCCCAGCAGCGGCACCGCGACTCAACTGACTGACTACAGCGAGTCAAGTTAGTTAGTTACCCGTAGCGAGGGATTCCATATCCGGTACGACTTTTCAAAATAAGTACAGAAATCTTTGAGGATGAGCAACTTGATTAAGGTCACACCACAGCATCTCACGTGAATTCAAATCAAGATTTTAAACCACGCCAATgacatattttgttgttttttgagcCATGCACAATTTGAGTTGCTGGTCTAGTTCCAAACATTGTCATGTAGGGAGGACATTTACTGCCAAAActcaagagcacatattttcaatttgagtgCAGGATCTCATTCTTCTTGTACTCAAACTTAGTAATGCCTGCactcaaaacttctgctttctttcaaatatactctgttctctctcaaatctttctttctggcctctgatctaatgcttcttgcTTCTTTTATCCTCCATGCGTGCAAACTTGCTCTCTGCTCAGATCAAAACTGCGCTCTCAAGTTTCTTCCCTGCTCGGAGATACGttttgctctctctcagattaaagtcgtatgccaatagaatgacagtgtgcaactgcgaggtcacaggcttagttgtggtgcgcttgtttccttctactgagCATACCTGTGTTACTACTTCCCTGACACAGGTCATATATAGCAAAATCTGGGTTTGGTCCTTGTTGGGTTAAATTAAAcactttatttttacttattggGATAGTTATTTTTGATATCGGAATCAGTCAgtaagtcattttctaccgcttattccatagtgggtcacaggggagctggtgcctatctccagagtTTGACACTTCCAGCAAAACAAAGACCATCTACATTTTACTCTATAAACACATgcatgacatgattacaatgAAAACTATTGTTGAATCTTGTTCCAAATATATGTAGGAGTATATTTGTTGTCATGCCGTCAGTCACTGGCAGACTAAATCTGTTCCTGTTCACAATGCAGCGTTCAAGTAACCTTCTAATCTTTATGGAAATACACTTCAGCATCACCTACATTTTCTGTATAATTAAATCAGAGAAAACAATGTTTATCAAGATGAATGCCCCAAGGATCTTAAATAGATATATAAAGGCAATCAAAATCTTGGTGGCACAGAGGAGGGTAAACAATATTGCAAATTAGacaacaaacgggcttaaatgtGCATGCCAAAAGAAACCAACATTGTTTAAACATGCACTCCGCTTAGAAACACTCCAAAAACGCAACTAGTTTTAGAGTAAGGAGACTTAAATTGTTGCATCAACCTCAACCTCTACAAATAAGACACACTTCTACAGATAAAACTAACTAAAACTCAAATCTGACCACAGCtttatttaaatgcatattttcatagccaaattaaattttcacttttttcaattaaagagcttcaacaaaaaatttaaataaaccacaTTTTAAAGCACCAGTTTACCCAAATTTGagcaaaaatctttttttttttttaaaccttacaATGAAATCTTTCTtggcacagagaaaaacaataaaacaacttgttcagaatcagctcctGGCTGCAAACAGGTAGTGTTATGAGATGCACTGTTTGTGATCACGTTAATGAAAACCAGCAGTGGGAACCAAGTCAGGGGTTTACCCAGTTCCTTTAACTGTGAAAATGTCCCCAATCTCTCACTAAATTTAACCACACAGGTGGATGTGCAGCTCATGCCTTACGTGCCGTGGGAATTTATGATTAGAGATCACAACTTAACAGTTTatacatctttttttatttttgtggcacTGGTGGCTTTTATTTTAAGAGTCAACTGATCAGAAatagggtggagagagaggggaagacatgcagcaaaggtcaacaggcTGAGACTTGAACCCATGACAGGCTGCAtcaaggactaaggcctccgtaCGTGGGTCGTGCACTGTACCCCCGCACCGCCATCGCTCCCAATGATTAATACATCTTGATATGCTGCTGTGCGTGTGGTAGCAGCTCTGTGAGCAATGACGCAAAAGTGGTTGTTTTGAATAATCTGACCTCTGATCAATGCAATTACATCCATCAATGGCTTTAGGGGTCTTTAGAATAGTGTGACAACATTAAAATGTAAGAtttaagaagaaacaaaattgtGTTCACATAAAAATGAGAAGAATGCTCATATTGTAATCAGCACACCAATAAACATTtactttcaaaaaacaaataatgtgtttctttTCCAAGGCAGGATGAATGACATATTAGAATGGCCTGCTTCAATCATTGATTTCACAAATTTCAAATAATCTATCAAAGCAGTTATCTAATGActtaaatttgaaatgtaatcTTTACCATCATTGTTTTGGGTTGTTTGAAATCATTCCTGGGTAGAAAAAGCTTCACTTTTGCCCAAACGTTCTTGTCTTGTTCTTTGTCTAATAAAACAACTTTTGTTTCTGgtattattctgcccctattgagtttaaaaaaatggaTTTTCATTAATCATCTGTGCTCCATAAAGGCCCCATAACAATGTATCAAGTGCATTCTAAGTACATACATTTCTATAAGATCTGTGATGTAATGCATATTTAAGTGatcaaaatgcaaaatgaaagGTATTGCCAACACTTAagtctaaatttaaaaaataaataaagtgcgGTGTTCCGCACTGAATACACTCCTTTTAATGCAtgagaatttaaaaaacattttgggatCTATAAACATTTAGCaattctaattctgcatataaACCTCTTAACTTTAAAATCAATTGCATTCAAGCTTAGTCTCTCATCTTCAGACATAATCTCCTCTTTGTTAGCACCCTTTTTTGCAGATCAGGTTTAGGTGCAAGTAATTGACAATCATGCATAGTTCAAGTTGTTGATCATCAGTGTCATGAGCATATTTCCTACAAACAGtcaccagctgttaaacattaCTGATTATTCTACATTATAAACAAAGGTGAGCCACAGTCAGAGAAATGAAGACGGGGGTGGTCCTTGTTTGGTCCCTCATACTCGTTCAGACCCATTGTAAAGCAGAGGAAGGCAATCCGAGTCGGTAACACCACCTCACTTCCATGTGGCTGTAGTGGGACGGGCGCCAGCACTCGCCTTTGTGCCCTTTGATCCCAGCAGTTGACCCGAGCGGCTCCGCAGGTCACGCTCAGCGTTCTCGCTCTGGGCCTGCTCCTCGTCATACCTGatggaaaacaaacagcacgACTGAGATCCGGTTTCCTCCTCTGTTTGCTTTGACATGGAGTGTGTAAGCAAGGAGCCTAACCGAAATATTTACGAATTCGGGTTTCATCCTACAATGCCGATATAAAGCACATCTACCATCCGTTTCTATTTCAACCTTTGGCCCAAAAGTCAactccttcgagccggatttgAACCAGCGACCTAAGGATTACTGATTTGCTCACTACAGTCCTCCGCTCTACCAACTGATATCGAAGGGTTGTGACAACACCCATTCATTACTGTAGTCCAACCATTGTATTGTCAACGACTGCCATGCTAACAGACAGAGGTTCCTCACTACTTCAGAGGAAAGGTGCTTATCCAAAAGACTACAGAGTTATCAGTCTGTAGTCCATGTAAGTGCGACCTGAGAATATTTAGTTTGTGATCAGATTAGCTGAGACTTTTAGCAATACAACATAGTAAGAAAGTAAGGGGTGCAATGACAATTTCTGCCTAATCCTCTGCTTAATCAACACAGCTAAAATCCAATATGGACTAAGCATATGACTGTATGAGGTTTCTTGGTATGACAACTTGGTGTAAAACTAACGCTCTTATggtatttaagaaaaatgttaaacaaaaaggtaaaacattATGTAActaatgaaacagaaacaagcACAATCTCTTCCCACTGCTGCTAAAAAGGgggttcctttccactgttgacACACGATGGCTCAGGAGGAAGTATTGCTGCAAAATCAACATGTCAATGCAATGATctgtccactgttgccacatgctgGCTCAGAAAGAGGCATCGCTGCAAAGTCAACCACTCGGTGCGACTGGCTGGGCTTCCACAAATAGATACTTTTTGAGCAGTTGGCATTTTAAACTAAATTAGACTGTCTTGCTTACATTTAGACTATTACTGGACTATGTTCTGTTGAATCTATTATGATATGAATTTGATTTATTGTGTATTGATTCTATATTTATATGGAAATGAAATGGAGCTGTTTGTCTCTGCGCTATATTAATAAaccaaattgaattgaattaaaataacaaCATATAGCGGATTGCGGTTAGAAAACCATCATTCACAATATTTATTGATCATTTTAACACACAGACTTAAGCAAAACTAtagaataaacaaattaaatgcaaaatttagCAGAAGAATATTATATCTTGTTGTCATTCAGCTCTATATAGACTAAGACTAAGGGAATAATGAGCGGATATTAGTCACCCTGCAGTTGGCTACTTAACAAAAATGCTGCTCAGTGTCCAGGGACAGTGTGCAGCAATATGTGGAGGAGGGGCAGTACTGCATTACAGAAAAAGCCCGGTCggtcaaaactaaaataaaatgatagaCCTAAAAAGATGTTAGTCTGGGAACAAACTCAAAAGcgtttttctttgaaaacataATATGCACAAGGaaggaaatgagaaacaaatcgtcagtaaacaatatttagaaaaattattaaatctggaaaagccaaacattaaatatccataaaatgaaattaaagcaCAGTACAAACCAACATTATGCCTCGTTCAGAGACAGACTGATATTTAAAATGATTCTGTGAGAAATATTCTGTTCaaccatttttccagttaaaatctTCCTTTTGTTCGGCTCCAACAGACCCCACCACAACACCAAGCTGGCAAATAGAGGATTCACACATCAGAACCATCTATAAAACCCAAAACCACGCTCCAGATGGCTGTCTTTATCCTCCATGGGAGTTTCTTTAACTAGGTGATGGTATCTGTATTAAAGTCACTCACAGGACTTGGTAGTTCCCCAGGGCTTCTCTGGGCGGACTGCGATTCCAGCGGCAGTCTGGGATCTCCCCGTTGGGCGTGACAATGTTGAGCGTGTCGTTGATGAGGTTGTATTTCAGTATGCGGTCATTGGCTGTGCTGGAGGTCAGCGACGGGGAGGCGTTAACCTAAGGTTCATAAACACCACAAGTTTTACATTAACACTGAAGAACAAGGGTTGAACTAGATTGTAATAAACCCTGAATGTGTTCACAGCTAATGGGTAGCGATAAATAATGTAATGCAGGCTCCAAGCGAAACCTGTTTGGATTCTTACTGCCGCTATACTGAATGTAAAAGGAAATTATATAAATATGCAATGACTAATCAAACaactgttaaataaataaatcctatAGTTTTTTGTCCTTTATTTTTAACTTGATTGAAGGCATGAGGACACAATGTTCATATACTGTTTTATAGAGGTGGCATCCAATGGGAAACTTATGTATAAAtagattattaaataaattattttgatacAAGACCCTCATCCCTTGCTTATTTGTTGATTTAAGCTCTTGTCTTGGACCATTAttatgcagaaagaccaaaTCATgatccattttcagttttctgacaGAGGCCCCCAGATTTCCATGTAAATGTCCCGATATTAGCATATTAGAAATCATAGATTACTGATTAGAAAATTCTCGAAACcctggtcaaataaaaaaaccatGCTTCGGTTTTGTATACTTTACATTAATTTGACTGAATATGTGATTTGTTcggtttattttaaggcttttcacACAGTTGGGGTGCCAATAAGTGCGGAAAAAGATGAATCCCGGTTGCAATGACAAAAATAATTGGGAATCTTGACCCCATACAATGAGTGAATGAGGAGCTAACCTGAGAACAGACTGCCTGAAGAACCGTTGGACAAGAtcactttaaaagattacaagacGCTTGGAAGCAGTGGTGTGTCTAGCAGGAATGGCACCCTGGATGAGCCCCCAGCTGCCTCACACATAACCCAACCCACACCCACTCCCCTGAGGCAGCTCACTCTGCAAAACACAGCAGATTTCAGAAAAATTGtggattttataaaaaaaaaaaaaatcctttagaaatCATCTAGtgggttttaaagaatctgtaatcaGGGTAGAATAATTCAGCCCTGGTTTAACAAGTCAACTAGAGATCATCAAAAAAAGTCCAAAGGATACTCTGAAATACTTGCTTAATTTAAAATCGAAAAGCTGCAAATCCAATACAAACCAACATATTATTACCCAGCTGCAATGTACGGCCATATTATCTTCGACTGTGAGTAAAACACTACGTGGGTCCACGAAATCTGAAAGCACTGAACTTGcattaaaccaaaataaaacattctagCAACTTTTTTTCATGCTTGTGGCCTTGCTACCCTGGACGCTGAAACCTGCTTGGATGCAAAGTACAAAGAAGAGGTGGttaaaaacttttgcacagttcaCCGTTTGTCACAGAGCTTTACATTCATACTTCCCAACAAACAGGACTAATGAGCAGACCGGCTGAGTTTCCTCCCAGAGGAACGTTTTTGCCCTACAACCAACTTTGTGTTGCTGAAAATAGATGAGATCAGTGTCTACTAACAGAAATAACTCAGACCCAGCCTAGGAAACCCAGCAGCACAATATGCAGCTGTCAGAATGAGTGCAGTAAAATACGACTCATTACGAGGTCACCGCTAACTAATAGCCAGTACCTGCCAGTTTCTTTCTAGTATTTTCTTTTAGCTACAACGTACCCTAAAGACAGTTACAGCTTCTCAccaacaagcagaagaaaatgAGTTACTGTTAAGTAATGTATTGAATTTTTGCTTAATGTCAGACTTAACTGGAGTGTTTATTGCAGGAAAAAACTCAATCTACAGTTTACTTAAAGAAACTGGAGGATTTTAGGTTTCAGGAATTGTCTGGGGCTTACGGGAGAAAGTACTTTAGTGTGACTAGCTTGGGGAAATGACTCACCTCAATGAGCCATGGTTTTAGCTTGTCGTCGATAATGATGTCATACCCGTAACACTCAAAACAGTGCTTGTCATTGTTCATCACAGGCTAATGAGAAGGGAAAAAAGAGAGCGATTTAGGAAAGCGAATACATTTTTTCAGTGCACCTCTTATTGATTCATCAGGGGAGGGTATCAGCAAATGATCAGAGTATAAATACATCAACCTATTAGCACACAATGCAGCAGATGCTTTGATACCTTTGAGGGGAAGTGAGTAAGAACACTTAGGTAAAAAAGGAAGTGTGCATCAGGTTTAGCGTCCTGTGGGctaaaaacaatacaaagacCTAAAGGTGGCTTTACAGCTCTCAGAGTGAGCTCTCTCAAATCAGTTGCAATACTTCCCCAGTGGCAAAAGAGTGAATAATAAACATATAcattgcaaaagtgttcattttttcagattttgccaCACTACAACCATAAACGTCACTGTATTTCATGGTGGTttaatgtgatggaccaacacaaagtagagcttTATTTGAAGGAGTAAGAAAAAGGATGCTTTCAGACTTTCAAAGGCTGTTTCAAAGCAAAATCTGTAAAGTGTGGGGTCAATTTGCAACCAGCCCCCTTTAAAATGGGTTTGTTATGGCTTTAATAGCTTTCTTCTTCTAATATTCCATTAACGctggatttgtggagtgcatgactgtCAGCACACTGTCccacctgacctgacctgacctggGCCTTATACCTGATTAGTGTTGTCCTTGAGGCCGGGCAAGGTCAGCTCAACATGTTTCAGTGGGTTTACAGTTGCACCACAACCTTTGCACACTTTTAGGATTtttaatggtaaaatattttgagGAGCATGTATTCCTTCCACGTCACAATTATGCATAACGTTAACATTAAACCACaatgacatttgtggttgtaaagtgacaaaatgtgaaacagtgaAAGGGTTGTGAAAACCTTTACAAAGCTTTGGGTTTAAAGAGAAAATCTAAAGACTGTCAGAGGTTATAATTATTAGACAAATGCATTTCAAGTATAACCAGCAAAGTTTCTGAATTAGAGAATACATAACCAGAAAAATCAGAAACAATCAACGTAGCTCATTCATTCATATACGTACTGCAACACCCTTTAGTGACTGCACCACAATCCAGTGGATCTGGTCAAACAGCCGGTTTGTCACCTCCTTTCCTCTTGTGCTTTCCAGGTAAAGGCGAAGATTACTGACTGTCCACTTGCCCCCATGAACGTGGTTGTAGTCATCCTGTAGGAAAACACTCAGTCAAACTACAAATTTGATGCTTTTTGTAAAGATTCACCTGACAAAAAGAAATATCATGGCCTTAGAATTACCAGGAAGTAGTACTGATGTATTTTTAGTCACGGGAAACTAGTCTATTATCCCGGCTTCCATGGGATTTAGGAGAGAAAGTAGTAGCCAGTTGTTCCTAGATAAAGCACTTTATTATCTGAGCCTCAGATCATGTCACTGCCTTGAAAAGCAGAAGCTTAAGCAGTTTCCTGATCTGAAGAAAACAGATGTGCAATAGCACAATGCAAAGTCGGAAacacatcagcaatgaccttaaaaCAGCTATGGTTCCCACCCATTACATTATGCACAAGTAGAAAAAATTTAAGAGAGCTGCTATCCTTGGTAGGAGAGGGTGTCCCACCAAACTCACCTCAAGGTCAGGTAATGCTCAGAGAaatagcaaaaaacaaaatacctcATCTCAttctctacaggcctcagttagcaagTTAACTGTGTATGCCATGGACAGGGCAattagaaaaagactgaacaagCATCACTTGTTTGGGTTGCCAAGATACACCCCCTACTCTTGAACAAGAGTATGGAGGCACAACTAGAAGACATCCATCTGATTCAACTACAGGATTTCTTGAATAATCTCCATTGGACAGATAAAACCACACTAGAGATTTTGGTGGAAATCAAACTCACCACAACAGAATAAACACCTCAAACAGACTTTTAggcacggtggtggaggagaGCTGATTTGAGCCATCtatccaacagcaatcaagcaatgttgcaaaaaaaaaagaggattgCTCAAAAGCAATGAGAGAGACTGGTAAGGTCATACATAAAACAACTACTTCAATAACTACTTACAGTAGTTTTCCTTTGACTGCAGCTTAGCTTTATATTAGTATTGTAGTTTTGTGGAACTTAAACACTAGCAAGACAAAAATTTATACCTCTGACAGCTTCTAATTAAAGTGACAGTACTACAGTTTTTAATATCTGAGTCTAATTTCTGCAGAAGCAACTGATCAGTGCTTCTTAGTTCACTAAAGTCTAACTTGGCTAAAATGTTATCCCTTCTGATGACAACTCACCCCGTGTTTCTGGATGGCCACATTAGTGAGGTGCACAAACATATTGTCCAGCTCACTGGTGCTGGGTGTGTACTTCACCGTGCAGAACCGGCAGAAGCCCAACTTGTACCTGAGAGATCAATAAACAacgtatttctgggcaaatacAAGCAGCAGCCACACCAATTGACTTATTCTAATGCATATTTATCATCTATTGAGTAGCCTGTCATTTCTTGAGTAAATTATTGATGCATAAACAGGATATAAAGTTCTGAAAGGTACTCTGCGCTTACATGTAGCACTTCAGAGGCCGATATGTTGTCACTAGGACATAAAGCCGCAGGTCGAACTTCTTCCCTCCTATCAGCAGAGGATTGTCGATGTACAGAGAGATGACATAAGCCTCTTTCCCGCTGGATGCTGCAACAAACCTGGAGGCAGGATGGAGCTAAGGATCAGCAGCAACATCCACTGAGAATATAATGATTACAATTCCCTTGGTCTCTTTGTTCGACCCCTAGCGTAAATAGAACGTGTTTCTCAACTTACGTTGAGGTGCGGCTGTCTCGTGACCACTTTTTAATCTGCGACAGCTTGTTGATGAGGAAGATGCCTTTGCCTTGGGCTTTCCCGCAGGGCTTCATGATCCAGGTGCTGGAAGGATTCTTGCGAAACTCCTCCACAAACAAATTATAATCAGCAGGGAGCATGAAAGTCACAGGAACAAAATCTACACAAGGaagtaagaaaagaaaacatcagcTGGGCAACATCAGGGTTCACTTCTACTGGACATAAATAAACCTCTTGGGCAGAGTACCTAGATAAATGTATTTCCCGTTCTCATCTTTCTCTGCGAGTGGACTGCCTTCCTTTTCCAGCTCCTTGCGGTACCGCTTGATGTTCTTGATCATCAGGTCCTTTCTGGTCAGCTCGTAGTGGTTGGGGAAGTGGTTCACCAACTGTTCATCTGACAGCCGGTAGCCGGTGTCCACGCTGAACACGTTCCTGATGGTCTGGATGCTCATCCTACACGTTGGTACGGAAAAACTCAGGAAGTCAGGTTAGAAAAGTTAAACAGCtgattataatatttaattaacttTTTCTACTAACAGAAAGCATAAACTCTAAACTCCATTTATAAAACTAACATTTATCCCTTTTTAAACGTCCTTAAAATAAAACGttaaaaaagcagccaaagtaaaaagaaacacTTTAAACAAACTTC
This portion of the Girardinichthys multiradiatus isolate DD_20200921_A chromosome 17, DD_fGirMul_XY1, whole genome shotgun sequence genome encodes:
- the ttll1 gene encoding probable tubulin polyglutamylase TTLL1: MAGKVKWVTDIEKSVLINNFEKREWVQVTENEDWNFYWMSIQTIRNVFSVDTGYRLSDEQLVNHFPNHYELTRKDLMIKNIKRYRKELEKEGSPLAEKDENGKYIYLDFVPVTFMLPADYNLFVEEFRKNPSSTWIMKPCGKAQGKGIFLINKLSQIKKWSRDSRTSTFVAASSGKEAYVISLYIDNPLLIGGKKFDLRLYVLVTTYRPLKCYMYKLGFCRFCTVKYTPSTSELDNMFVHLTNVAIQKHGDDYNHVHGGKWTVSNLRLYLESTRGKEVTNRLFDQIHWIVVQSLKGVAPVMNNDKHCFECYGYDIIIDDKLKPWLIEVNASPSLTSSTANDRILKYNLINDTLNIVTPNGEIPDCRWNRSPPREALGNYQVLYDEEQAQSENAERDLRSRSGQLLGSKGTKASAGARPTTATWK